One stretch of Thalassophryne amazonica chromosome 17, fThaAma1.1, whole genome shotgun sequence DNA includes these proteins:
- the hexb gene encoding beta-hexosaminidase subunit beta isoform X1: MVTLLNLAVLLLLVFGACCGIRYRDVDDELKNVADSSKFGSLWPLPQKVQISQSSFKLSGSFQIVDAKESTAGTSCKLLQSAYHRYYEYIFDGAKKHRGANAAAADPELTQLQVWITSRDSECDSYPSLTSDESYELSVVQPYAVLKAPTVWGALHGLETFSQLVYEDQYGAKTINSTVITDFPRFAHRGVLLDTSRHYLSIKAILVNLELMAMNKFNVFHWHIVDDPSFPYMSSTFPQLSQQGAYHPYTHVYTPAAVQMVIEFARMRGIRVIPEFDTPGHTQSWGKGQKDLLTPCYSGTTRSGTYGPVNPILNTTYDFMTQFFNEVSAVFHDSYVHLGGDEVDFSCWKSNPDIQAFMAKQGFGQDYSKLESFYIQKLLDIVTTTRRGYMIWQEVFDNGVKLKPDTVIHVWKGSQQQYQNEMASITSSGYHALLSTPWYLNRISYSQDWQGYYKADPQDFKGTDAQKKLVIGGEACLWGEFVDSTNVTPRLWPRASAVGERLWSDKSVMDIGDAYVRLSAHRCRMVQRGFPAQPLFTSSCPREFKGI, translated from the exons ATGGTAACGCTGCTGAACCTCGCCGTGCTGCTGTTGCTGGTTTTCGGCGCTTGTTGCGGGATACGGTACCGCGACGTCGACGACGAGCTGAAAAACGTCGCCGACTCTTCCAAATTCGGTTCTCTGTGGCCTCTGCCTCAGAAAGTGCAGATTTCGCAGAGTTCGTTCAAGTTAAGTGGAAGCTTTCAAATCGTTGACGCCAAAGAGTCGACGGCGGGCACCAGCTGCAAACTGCTGCAAAGCGCCTACCACAG gTATTATGAGTACATATTTGACGGCGCTAAAAAGCACCGCGGCGCaaacgcagcagcagcagaccCCGAACTCACACAGCTGCAGGTGTGGATCACATCACGTGACTCCGAATGCGACTCGTACCCCAGTCTGACATCTGACGAGTCAT atgAACTGTCAGTGGTTCAGCCATATGCTGTCCTGAAAGCGCCCACAGTCTGGGGAGCGCTGCACG GTCTGGAAACATTCAGCCAGTTGGTCTATGAGGACCAATACGGAGCT aaAACTATCAACTCAACAGTGATTACTGACTTTCCCAGATTTGCACACCGAGGTGTTCTCCTGGACACCTCTCGACACTATTTGTCCATCAAAGCCATCTTGGTTAATCTG GAACTGATGGCAATGAACAAATTTAATGTCTTCCATTGGCACATTGTGGACGACCCGTCCTTCCCTTACATGAGCAGCACATTTCCCCAGCTGAGCCAGCAG GGAGCTTATCACCCGTACACGCACGTGTACACGCCAGCCGCAGTACAGATGGTGATTGAGTTTGCGCGTATGCGAGGCATCCGTGTCATTCCAGAGTTCGACACTCCGGGACACACGCAGTCCTGGGGTAAAG GTCAGAAAGATCTGCTCACACCCTGTTACTCCGGCACCACTCGTTCCGGCACTTACGGACCCGTCAATCCCATCCTGAACACCACTTATGATTTCATGACGCAGTTCTTCAACGAAGTCAGCGCGGTCTTCCACGACAGTTATGTGCACCTGGGAGGTGATGAGGTGGACTTCTCCTGCTG GAAGTCCAACCCGGACATTCAGGCCTTCATGGCTAAGCAGGGCTTTGGACAGGACTACAGCAAGCTGGAATCATTTTATATCCAAAA ACTCCTGGATATCGTCACGACTACCAGGAGGGGCTACATGATCTGGCAGGAGGTCTTTGACAATGGTGTTAAG CTGAAACCAGACACTGTTATCCATGTTTGGAAAGGAAGCCAGCAGCAATACCAGAATGAGATGGCGAGTATTACGTCCTCAGGGTACCATGCCTTGCTGTCCACTCCCTGGTACCTGAACCGTATCTCCTATTCTCAAGACTGGCAGGGGTATTACAAGGCCGACCCTCAGGACTTCAAGG GAACTGATGCGCAAAAGAAGCTTGTGATTGGTGGGGAAGCTTGTTTATGGGGCGAGTTTGTGGACTCCACCAACGTGACACCCAGACTCTG GCCTCGAGCCAGCGCTGTAGGAGAACGGCTGTGGAGCGACAAGTCAGTGATGGACATCGGTGACGCTTACGTCCGACTGTCAGCTCACCGCTGCCGCATGGTTCA GCGTGGATTCCCTGCTCAGCCATTGTTTACCAGCTCCTGTCCCCGTGAGTTCAAAGGTATCTGA
- the hexb gene encoding beta-hexosaminidase subunit beta isoform X2 translates to MVTLLNLAVLLLLVFGACCGIRYRDVDDELKNVADSSKFGSLWPLPQKVQISQSSFKLSGSFQIVDAKESTAGTSCKLLQSAYHRYYEYIFDGAKKHRGANAAAADPELTQLQVWITSRDSECDSYPSLTSDESYELSVVQPYAVLKAPTVWGALHGLETFSQLVYEDQYGAKTINSTVITDFPRFAHRGVLLDTSRHYLSIKAILVNLELMAMNKFNVFHWHIVDDPSFPYMSSTFPQLSQQGAYHPYTHVYTPAAVQMVIEFARMRGIRVIPEFDTPGHTQSWGKGQKDLLTPCYSGTTRSGTYGPVNPILNTTYDFMTQFFNEVSAVFHDSYVHLGGDEVDFSCWKSNPDIQAFMAKQGFGQDYSKLESFYIQKLLDIVTTTRRGYMIWQEVFDNGVKLKPNTVVHVWKSSGMADELRKVTAAGFTTILSAPWYLDYISTGQDWKNYYKSEPLNFNGTDAQKKLVIGGEACLWGEFVDSTNVTPRLWPRASAVGERLWSDKSVMDIGDAYVRLSAHRCRMVQRGFPAQPLFTSSCPREFKGI, encoded by the exons ATGGTAACGCTGCTGAACCTCGCCGTGCTGCTGTTGCTGGTTTTCGGCGCTTGTTGCGGGATACGGTACCGCGACGTCGACGACGAGCTGAAAAACGTCGCCGACTCTTCCAAATTCGGTTCTCTGTGGCCTCTGCCTCAGAAAGTGCAGATTTCGCAGAGTTCGTTCAAGTTAAGTGGAAGCTTTCAAATCGTTGACGCCAAAGAGTCGACGGCGGGCACCAGCTGCAAACTGCTGCAAAGCGCCTACCACAG gTATTATGAGTACATATTTGACGGCGCTAAAAAGCACCGCGGCGCaaacgcagcagcagcagaccCCGAACTCACACAGCTGCAGGTGTGGATCACATCACGTGACTCCGAATGCGACTCGTACCCCAGTCTGACATCTGACGAGTCAT atgAACTGTCAGTGGTTCAGCCATATGCTGTCCTGAAAGCGCCCACAGTCTGGGGAGCGCTGCACG GTCTGGAAACATTCAGCCAGTTGGTCTATGAGGACCAATACGGAGCT aaAACTATCAACTCAACAGTGATTACTGACTTTCCCAGATTTGCACACCGAGGTGTTCTCCTGGACACCTCTCGACACTATTTGTCCATCAAAGCCATCTTGGTTAATCTG GAACTGATGGCAATGAACAAATTTAATGTCTTCCATTGGCACATTGTGGACGACCCGTCCTTCCCTTACATGAGCAGCACATTTCCCCAGCTGAGCCAGCAG GGAGCTTATCACCCGTACACGCACGTGTACACGCCAGCCGCAGTACAGATGGTGATTGAGTTTGCGCGTATGCGAGGCATCCGTGTCATTCCAGAGTTCGACACTCCGGGACACACGCAGTCCTGGGGTAAAG GTCAGAAAGATCTGCTCACACCCTGTTACTCCGGCACCACTCGTTCCGGCACTTACGGACCCGTCAATCCCATCCTGAACACCACTTATGATTTCATGACGCAGTTCTTCAACGAAGTCAGCGCGGTCTTCCACGACAGTTATGTGCACCTGGGAGGTGATGAGGTGGACTTCTCCTGCTG GAAGTCCAACCCGGACATTCAGGCCTTCATGGCTAAGCAGGGCTTTGGACAGGACTACAGCAAGCTGGAATCATTTTATATCCAAAA ACTCCTGGATATCGTCACGACTACCAGGAGGGGCTACATGATCTGGCAGGAGGTCTTTGACAATGGTGTTAAG CTCAAGCCAAACACAGTAGTGCATGTGTGGAAGAGCAGCGGCATGGCGGACGAGTTGCGGAAAGTGACAGCGGCAGGCTTCACCACCATCCTCTCCGCCCCATGGTACCTAGATTACATTAGCACCGGCCAAGACTGGAAGAACTACTACAAGTCTGAGCCACTGAACTTCAATG GAACTGATGCGCAAAAGAAGCTTGTGATTGGTGGGGAAGCTTGTTTATGGGGCGAGTTTGTGGACTCCACCAACGTGACACCCAGACTCTG GCCTCGAGCCAGCGCTGTAGGAGAACGGCTGTGGAGCGACAAGTCAGTGATGGACATCGGTGACGCTTACGTCCGACTGTCAGCTCACCGCTGCCGCATGGTTCA GCGTGGATTCCCTGCTCAGCCATTGTTTACCAGCTCCTGTCCCCGTGAGTTCAAAGGTATCTGA